Below is a genomic region from Actinoallomurus bryophytorum.
GCTCTACCGGTGGGCTAGGCGGGGACATGTCACCCGCGACCGCAACACTCTGGTCGGCCTGATCATCCTGACCGCGGTGCTCGCCATCTCCGCGCCGGCGTCCCAGACGTGGTTCTCTCCGAGCGCGGTCGTCCTCACCGTCCTCGCGGGCGGCCTGATGCTGCGCGTCCGCAGTCTCGGCATCCTCCTGTGCGTGGTCGCCGCGGCACTGACGTACGACGCGGTCTCCCTCGGTTTCCGCAAGGTCGGTCTCGGCGTGATCGCCACGATCGCCGTCACGGCGATACTGGCGATCGTGCTGGCCCGCAGCCGCCAGCAGATCGGCGTCACCGGACTGCGCGGCGAGCAGATGCTGCTCGAGCTTCGCGACCGCCTCCGCCGGCACGGCGCGATGCCGGCCCTGCCCAAGGGCTGGGACGGCAAGATCGTGCTGCTGCAGGCGGGCGGTTCCTCGTTCGGCGGCGACTTCGTCGTGTCCCACAGCGACGGCAAGACGCTCGAGGTGGCGCTGGTCGACGTGTCCGGAAAGGGAGTCGACGCGGGCACACGCGCGCTGATGCTGTCCGGGGCGTTCGGCGGCCTGCTCGGCTCGGTCGAGCCCGACCGCTTCCTGCCGGCGTGCAACGACTACCTGCACCGTCAGCGCTGGGACGAGGGCTTCGTCACCGCCGTGCACCTGGTCATCGACCTGACGACGGGGGAGTACATCGTCGAGTCGGCGGGCCACCCTCCCGCCGTGCAGTTCGACGCGGGCAGCGGCACCTGGCAGGTCAGCTCCGCCAAGGGCATCGTGCTCGGCGTCGTGCCACAGATGAGCACCGAACCCGAGCGAGGCACCCTCCGCCGCGGCGACGCGCTGATGCTCTACACCGACGGCCTGGTCGAGGCGCCGGGCCGCGACCTCGACGCCGGCATCGACCGCCTGGTCGGCGAGGCCGAGCGCCTGATCCCCAACGGCTTCAGCGAGGGAGCCGAAGAACTCGTCGCCGAGATGGCCGCGAGCCGCGACGACGACTGCGCGCTGGTCCTCATCTGGCGCAAGTGAGCCATCGGCTCGTGTCGGCCGGGCGCATGCATCGCATTCCTGGCAGGCTGATGTCATGAGTACTGTCAAGTTGCGGCCGGTCGACGAGGATCTCCTGCCGCGGCTACTCGACGTAGCCGCCTCCGGCGCGGATCCCCTCGAAGTCATGCCTCCCGTACCGGGCCCACCCGGCTGGACCCCCGAACGCCGCGCCGCCTTCACCGACTACTACCGGT
It encodes:
- a CDS encoding PP2C family protein-serine/threonine phosphatase, with product MLTRLVHLLPPRVRVFLRRIPLLVWLYRWARRGHVTRDRNTLVGLIILTAVLAISAPASQTWFSPSAVVLTVLAGGLMLRVRSLGILLCVVAAALTYDAVSLGFRKVGLGVIATIAVTAILAIVLARSRQQIGVTGLRGEQMLLELRDRLRRHGAMPALPKGWDGKIVLLQAGGSSFGGDFVVSHSDGKTLEVALVDVSGKGVDAGTRALMLSGAFGGLLGSVEPDRFLPACNDYLHRQRWDEGFVTAVHLVIDLTTGEYIVESAGHPPAVQFDAGSGTWQVSSAKGIVLGVVPQMSTEPERGTLRRGDALMLYTDGLVEAPGRDLDAGIDRLVGEAERLIPNGFSEGAEELVAEMAASRDDDCALVLIWRK